The genome window TATATCCTTGTGTGTCTGAGAAAGTACACTTTTTCATAAGTGGTTAAAAGTTTTATGAAGaacagaaggtgtgtgtgtgtgtgtgtgcatgtgtgtgcgcgtgcgtgtgcttgtgtttgcaatgaaaataaattaatttaaatcaaacacTCTTGTTTCTCATCATTGATGGCTGTAGtccacatatgtcaaactcgcTTTTTGCACGGCCCCCTCtgtaccccctccctcccccccctgtaACTCCTGCCTCTTCCACAGACTCTTTGTGTCACTATTCATCATCTGTGTAGAGGAGGACTTTCTACCTCGCCATCGTGTTGTGTTTGAGGTCCTGAACCTGAAGATACCCTTTGGAAGTACACTTTTAAAAGTGACTCATTCATTgcattttttgtactttttgtactgtaaaatgttttattggaaacaaaatCAAAGTTCCATATAACataacttgtttttcttctggtaAAGAAAAACCCTTCTTCAGATATTTACTTACTTGGAGTCATTTTATGGTCATttaagacttaaaaaaaaaaaatatatatatatatatagagagagagagagattcgaAGGGGAGAATTTAATGTGTGTTTAATCTGTCCTACTAAAGGTGTACTCCTCTCATCCAAAGGTGGCGGTGAAACGGAAGGACATTAAAGACAGAGAATAAAACTTTAAACTTGGAAACTTGGATGCAATGAGTtctggatttttaaaaaatgtcccaTTTCCCAAAaccccatcagatgtaaccaccatccacagaagcctgcgGGGAGGGAAGCACAAAAGAAGCAAGAACTGCTGTGATTAAtactaataatgatgatggtagcagcagcagtcgtcagcagggccatggcaggaggcaggaacaagGTCCAGATgcaaccatgatccatggaaacctgcgaggcgagaaagcacaaagaacTCTGTATCAGGCACCTGGATCAACCGCTCGCACTCTTGAAGACCCCCAGATTTGAGAGAAATATCTCTCACTCTTAATTCTAGTGAAACTCAGTGGGATACAGTCAAGTATTCTGTCCTCTAAACACAGCGTATAAAATTAACATGGTTGTGAAAAAGAAAGCATAAACCTGATTCCCTACTTTCTCTGTAATGGACTCCTCTCTCTGGCGGCCGAGGCTGTTCTCATCAGCGAAGGAaagcattgtgtttttgttcctgtTACCAACCTGCCTCTGACTCCCGGCTCCGTCTGCTGCAGCGCGTCCCATCAGCCCACAGGCTCAGCTCGACCGATCGATGGACCACTTAGTGGCCGTGAGCTACACATCGCAGTCATTTGACCTGTTGGAGCGGTGGGAATGGGCACGCAATCCAATAAGCATCGAGCCAATGAGATAAGCGAGCCGGACTGCCAACTTGAGGAACTTCCCTCTCCCTGAGAGGCGGTTCTCAGGAGACGGGAGGATACCGAAGCAGATCTGCAGAGGCAGATCAGGCCCGTTTCAACCCGTCTTGTCGTACTTATAGTGAGATGAAGATGGCGGCTCCTCGTTGATTCTGCCTCCCTTTTTAATAAGGAAACGGTCCAACAAAGACATCTGAAATAGTGAAGGAGGAGATACGGACACGTACTTATATCTGTGTGTCATAATTAAAACGTATTGTATGCTGCCGTATTTTGAagattaaattcaaaaatcaccGTTATATTTGGACAGCATACACCTTAAAAAAACATGAGTTAGTTATTTTAGAAAAAGATCTTTACAAGTAAACCAGAGATTGGTCAATTTATGAATTATTTGATGAACAGAAAATTAATCGCTATCTTTTTTGATAACCATTTGTTATTGTTATACCAAAACTTTAAATCATTTGCTGGTGTGTATTTTTGGCTTTCTTTGTTCATTATGAATTCAGTACCTTCGGCTCTGGTAATAAAGGATAGACATTCCCCccccattttttttaatattgttttattaatattgagtgttattgctgttttaaatcatttatttattgtttttcgactgtctttgcctttttttagGACTCACAATCCCAATTTATATgaagtaagaagaaaaaaacaacagttccAGATGCATGGACTCAAAGTTGTTTTGAAAACCTCGGATTTGTTATCTGCGCCACATGATCTTAGAcggtggagaggagagaagccTTGGAGGAGTCTCCAAGTGCAAGCAGATAATGCTGTGAAGCCAAGTCATATCGATGACTTCTGGAGGAACGGGAACGAGAAGTCAAGGCGCCAGACAGACATTAGTCTGAGGACATTAAGCCTCTCTATAAGAGCAGCGATAATCTGATGAAAGCACAGTAAGTATGATTGTAGTTAATGTCATACAAAGTGGTGATGCATTCTTTAATCTATGTTAATCCTCCATCACTCGCAAGTTGAGTGTGTTAACAAAATGGCAGAAACACGTTGAACTCGAGTAAACTCAGCAGATGCTGATCTTTCTTTGCTTTTATTCAGTAAAGACACgttgtgtgtttattgaaaTAGACACAGTTCAACTTCCTTACCTGCTGATTTTGGCTTTGAGTTTGGCTGCTGAAACACAAATGAACTCATCTAATATAATGAATGTGATATCACTTTTGAGGTATGAAATCTATTCAATAATCCTATGAACAATAATAGCATTATTTGCGTTTGAGTTTTTGCCTGCCAATATGTTTGTGCACATTTTACCCATAGCTCTCTCTATAAAAGGCTTCATGCTTTCTGCATCTGCCTTGTAGGCCTATGGAATTTATTCTGTACAGAAGCAATTGCAGACGGATGATTGCGGTTCCCAAGTATCTCAATTACAATATTTTTGGTTCTGTTTTACAAAGCGTATGTCTAGACTCAAGaaaaaaatatagattttgcacaaaataatttctgttgtgttgtgaagaatgagagaaaaaaTGCCAAAGGGGTGAAAGTGAAGCTAATGAGGCTTATTTCACTGCAGGCCATGTCTGTCTTCTACTGTTCTTTTAATTGTAAGTAAATACGTAGCTTCATCTCTCTGTGAAGACAACACAGCTGCAGAACAATGTCCCCCAGAATCTCAGGCATGTGTCCTATTATCTGATTTCAGCTCCGTCCCAACTGGAGCTCATACAGACCTGGTTTATGACCTATTTGTGGGGTCAGCGGGCAGCTTGGACCTTCTACTCCGCCCCTCTACATGACCATCAGGTCGgacgctccccagaggaggggggaggggggtggggggggttagcaGATGCCTCTGAATCAATTTGGCCAAAGACCCATAACGACCTCTGCTGCGATTCGTAGGGATATTAGGAAGCgggctaaaaagatcgtagccgacgcCTCTCACCCCGgtgaaaaactgtttgtgccccgtCTTCCaactggcaggaggctgaggtccatcaggaccaggACCTCCCGCCAcagaaacagtttcttcccgtcggcactctgactcatcaacagagctgactgactctgactcATCGCACCCATCACTCCCGTCACACTGCACATACACCTGttacttgtcactttcacatacactcacaacacaaGTTGCGTAGAGAATGGTTATCGCTtgagcactttatttttatcttttgtttctttatttttaaactaactcaTAGGCGTATATTATATTTCATTCCTCTTGcgctatgttgtcttatctgtctcgTTGTCCcttgtcttactgtctgctgttatgcaccaaccgccaggtcaaattccttgtatgtccgaCATGTTTTGGTAATGAATGTTTCCTGGTTCCTGTATGTGGGAGTAGGTGTTCCTTTTATACCTCGATTTGAATCCGCCCTGCGCACCGttgttaaaacaaaacatgtggCTCATATTGGAAATCACACAAAATGAAACGCAATCTGATGCGCCTGCATGTCTGCAAGTCACGTTAATGTACGCAGTTCACTTCACAACGATAGGCTGGAAACCACCCACCATTTCCATATGAATgaaggggctgtgtgtgtgtgtgtgtgtgtgtgtgtgtgtgtgtgtgtgcatcattaAGATGCTGTGCGTCTGGCTGCGTGAGCCACATGCTGCCAGACAAAGAGCCACAAGCGTAGCTTCAGTCCTGCCAGgctcagggaggaggggggaagggaACGCTCTATGAGAGACAACCCATCGGATCCAGTTAGCGACCACAACATGTGGAAGTGGAATCCGGCCAAAAGGAGAGGCTGCAGCTTTCCCTCTACACTCTTTATCATCTTTTAAAGTGGATTGTTTGCCTCTGTTACATTTAAGACCACGTGCACGCATTGAAATGCACATCCAGAGATGCTACTCGGACAATCGAGTAACTGTTTCCGGATAAACTTCTTGACCTGAGGGAGTTTTGCAACTAATTGCGAGACGGGGCAAGAGGCCGGAGTGAGAGAACGTATTTCACATGGCGTTCTTGTCCAAAAAAGAAAGATGCGGTGAGCGAGACCACAGACTTTTACCAAGAGTCCcaactaaaaatacatttgcggATGATTGGAAGTGCTTTATACTGCTGTAAGTCATGTTCACCCTGTAGGTTACAAAAGGCTGCATACATCAATCGAATATATatcttttatttgaattttttaaatgtatgataGTTGATAAATTAGAAATCTAAGACTATTTGCAGATATTTGTAGTAAGAGTCTAACTATCATCTAATCTAACAATCTATCATACATTTCCCtggtgtttttctttaacatagtgttaaaaaaatagGCTCAAATTATTTCAAGGGACATAAGAGTGGGGGTGCACATATTTTGGCGTCCATGGCTGAAAGGCAAACCTCTCCTCTAGGTTTCCAAAACGCCGCTGCACAATCTGGTGCTGAAGCATCTCCGCTCTTCTAAAGCATCCTAAATCCACGGATGTGGCCAGAGAGAGCGCCGGCGATGCACACGGGGGAGGGTGGTCAGGGGAGGGgccgagagagggaggaagagagcgaAAGAGGCGGACACTCAGCGACAGCAGGTCTGTGAGAGCAGcacaacagaggaggaggaggaggaggaggaagagggaaggaggaggaggaatcagAGCGAGAGAAACAGTGTAGCTGCAGTcgggagagacacaaacactgagagagagagaggagacgatACAGAGACAAGAGAAGGTAAGAAGGCCACATCTGTCTGCTTAATGCCTCTGTATCCGCAGCGGACTGATGCTCTGATATTCAgtgtgtattttcctttttctccctgCGTCTGCCAGCTAACGGCACGCATGGGGAGATGTGCTGTGGCACTGCGGAGatatggaggagaggagaggagaggagaggagaggagaggagagggagggagggagggagggagggaggaccgACCGGCATTAGGATACAGACAGGACTAAGTCGGAATGGAAAGAAAGACAGCAGGTTAAACAGAAGGAAATAGACATCTGCCGGGGCTttgctgtgaggggggggggggttgccggGGAGGGGGTGTAGCATTTTTTGGGAGAGTGCAGCAGTGTGTCAGCTGTCAGCATCTGTAGTTTCACCTCCATGTTGGAGGTAAGTTTTTGTTTGAACCACACCCTTCGAGATTCAATTATGCTTTTGTAGTTTGATGCATTCAATTCAAGCATTTGATGAGTGTGTGATTCTAGGAAGTGCGtgttagtgcgtgtgtgtgtgtgtgtgtgtgtgaatagcaTGTTGGATGCTGGCCAAACATGCTTAGTGTTTCCTCCCATTAATGTCAGGAGTGGATTACCTGAGTGTGAGTCCAGCCAAGGCGTTCGATCATTCACTGACTTTGATGTTGTCACTCTGAACTGTGTGCGATGGCGTGTGGACGCAAATAGATGTACTGtagcacctgtgtgtgtgtgtggatgtgccTGCGTTGTGTCAGAATACATGCATGTGAGAAAGGCTTTAGTGCAAGATGGTGCAGTGGTAAATCCTTCTGCTCCTGGCATCGGTCCTCGGTTAAAAAACTTCGTGTCTGGGCCAAAAATGACGTCGTCCAGCACATTGTAAAAACATGTTGCTCACACACGAGCAGTGAGGACCTTTGTCATGTGGCAAAGTAAAATAGCCTCTCAGCGGCAGCCTGCTCGGAACAGCTTGACTGAGCATTTGTTGTTTTAGAGTCTCGATGCCAAGGCATTTTTCACAGCATCGTGGATGACGAATTTACATAAAAATCGAGAGAGTGTGTTTCTTTTGATCCCCACAACGTGGCAATAGTCACGGCAGATGGCATATTTCCCGTGGAAAGAGGGAAAATAACCTCATCAATTCGGTCGCTGAACCCATCTGGTTTCTGCAGTGGAGAAACGGAGGAAGTCAAGACATTTATGGTATTATGGGACCAAAACTAAATATTCAACTTTAACACACAATTTAGTTAGTTTCCTATTacaatcacacatacacacttttatttttttacaagcaGTACTGTAATCAGCCCCTGCCCTTTGCAAAGTGCTCATTTACCCAGAGCTCCCAGAGCATTAATATAACTTTAAGCAACTATTTCTTATGTGTTAATTAATACGGAGGCGTAATGTACTAATGTAATGACTCACACCCTCTATGCGTGTCATAATCTCAGTTTCTTTGGCTTTGTTGGTGAACCGTGTGCTATTTAGTGCCTATTAGTGCCGAGTTGTGCGTGTGACTAGTAGGTGATAGTGCACGTGAGCACGCACCACTGGCTTGCTCATAGTTGATCAGCATGGTACTCATACTGCAGGCTCATCACGTAGCGACCACACACCGGTTCGCCGTCAGGTAAACGCTGTTAGCTTCATCAGCACAGTtgcagttgttttttcttctcgtgctctttttactttttgcaaTACGCTCTGGTTACTTATTGAAAAGCGTGAAAACCAACTAAACTAGCCATGAACCGCTATTGATTTCCTCTTACGCTATACAAAAATATTGAGTGTTATTgctgttttaaatcatttaacgCTGAAAGGCCCCCAAAGcacaggaaaaataaaatgctattcAACTATTAACGGTGGTACTGTGTACTTCtgccagagaaaaaaaacaatgcactcatttatttatttagtcttcCTCCAAAGCAAATTTCTATGATATTGTTAAAGTGTATACATTTTACCCAAGTCATTAATGAATGACCAACAATAAGAATACAAGTCAATGGTTTATAAATACTAACTTCTGATCCGTGTGCATTTGAGCTAAATGTGTCTAGATGGTGGTTGTATGACGAAGGCTGTTGTCTGACCAGCTGACATCTTCTGACCTCATCATGTTATCTGCACTAACCTCTTAACCACATTTGAACGGAAAAagtcacattttgcccaggagGCAACGCAAAAAGCCTGTTTAAGTATATTTGTGGATGAGTGGTAGGTGGTGCTCTCTGAATGCCTGCGTGAGCACGGAGCATCTGTCAGGGACAGTTGACCAAACCTTTTAGGGTTTGTTCAACCCTCTCTGACTAAGCTAATGCTGGTGACGCAGTGTGATTAGTATTTACCCATGTAATTTACTGTTaaccaaaatatttttaatggaGTACAAATGGAAAATTTagaattttatatatatatatatatatatatatatatatatatatatatatatatatatatatgtttactttttaaacaaaaatgtcatCAGCCAAAAAAGGCTTTaaccatttaaagaaaaaaacaatagtaATGAACTAATAATAGACTTTGATGTGTACTATCTATGTTTTTCCTTACAGCAGTAAATGCATCTGCTTGTGCAAATTCGAGAAAACTATTGTATCCCATTTGCAGTGTTGTTGCTGCCTAGTTGTAAATAACCATTTCATCTTTGCATTGTTCCAGGTTCTAGTAGGTATTGACAGAGAACGCAATGAGACTCCTTAGTCACCCATGGGTGCCAATTAAAGGTGCTCCCACAATGCCTCACTTTGATGACCTCACCACGTAGGTGTAAAAGCAGCTCAGAAGATGACGTAATTCTCCTACGACTCAACACCCAACTGCCACAGAAGGAGTCGTAATGAACCACAAGCCTTTGATTGTTTTGTCAAAGAGAATAGAAATCCGTATGTTACAAGCCTTGACTTTCGAATGTGCTTGTGGTACATCAGAGAAAGTTTTATAATCCTAAATTTGATGACACACTATGCTGTTTTAGCTATTAGTAGTTCCTGGATGCAATCTTTTCCTCATCCTTCTATGTGACATCCTCTTAGTTCATTATTCATGAGCTCATTGCGGTCTCTCTCTGTGGTCGGGATAATCATGTTAAGATTATGTGGCATCCAAGCAAAACGAGACATTTTAGAAAGGCTTTAGGAGGAATAATTTGCCAATTTTCAATATAGAAACATTGAAATAACATTTAGGGTGCTGttctgtgtttgtcatgattgaGCTGAACAAGCAAATGGATGAGCGCAACCTCTTGCCTGGACATTGTGGTGTATTGTAACTCCCTGCTTCACATAAGCCCCACAATCAACTCTACATTCTTTGTCGTTTGTTTCCAGCCTTGATCCTGCTCTCTTCATAGCCTTTTGACCTGTTTCTccagtctgcagactttgaaaGGATTTAATAATCTTCTTAGTTCTTGgcttctgtgtctctttctttATCAACCAGTCAGTGTTTCTAGATTGATTTGATATATGCCTTTAGTAGCTGCTCCAGAAATGCTCATTAAACATTGAGATTTGTAAAAATGATGATTTATTTGATGCCTCCGTGCAAGGTAACACGCCAACACAAGATGCCTCATCTTGGCAGGCCTCCATAAGGTGGCAGACAGCACTAACATAAACAGAAAAagcatatttgtattttacaaatagACAGCAGAAAGGCACACTACAGTCAGACAGGTTAGGGTTATTTTCTAAACAGTCTGAATATAATATCTGTCAATATTTCAACTGAGTAAACACATCAATGCTGTATAATTACTTACTGAAGATTtaaaatcctaaaaaaaaatccaatttgaGTTACTTAATTCAATCTTTATTGGCACGAGCAAAAGAAGGCCTTCTTGGCCAGAAAAATCCTCCATATTTTTGGAAACACATACTgctcattttttacatttaacacaGCTTTGTTGagtggtttttgttttgttgcattcttcGGGTGTTTCGATTTCGGATCCCTCTGTGGTTCCAGTGTTTCCATTGGTAGGAAGTATGGAGAATATTGAGCGGAGTGACTGGGATATTGATCGAGGCTGCAATAAGTCGCTAGCCGACTGTAGCAGCGTGATTCTGTCAGCTTATGAATATATAAAGAGAGTTATTGTGCAAGAATCATCTGGTCCTTTTATGGAGAGCTAAAATGATTTTCTGATCTTTTTCTGAGCATGCAACTTTATTGTATACGATAATCTTTGGACCAGATGATCCCATTCTCCTGCTTTGttacacaccaacacaaactCAAAAGGGCCTCAGTGTGATTAATGGTACCAGCAGGGGCAGTTTTGCTTACTTGTTTAGACGGACGACTTACAAATGAACACCTACATGTTTACAGCTCTGCAAAATGGAAAAATGCAGCCTGAATTTACAACATGAAGCCTGATTCATGGCTATAAATACTGAACGTGGGCCTCTGGATGCTTTAACATCTGTTCTACATACTACTCACTCAAACACATGAACGCcattaccctttttttttaattattttgcttTTTCTGAGAATAGAGTCCCCTCAGAAAGCTGCACAAATCCATGCTggatgttgattttttttaatcataatcTTTCCCCTTGCAGGTTTCTTCCCCACCTTACCTCACTGCCCCATGAAAGAAGCCATGCCGGTCCTCACAGCAGGAGCGGGTGAGATGAGTTGGCACAGATGGCCGTCACATACCGTCCCGTTCTGCTTGAATCTTGCTCTGCTCCATCTGCTCATGTAAATAAACATGCTGGGTGTTTCTTATACCTCTCCTCCGTAGGGCTCCATGAAACACTGGCCCTGCTGACCTCTCAGCTACGGCCCGATGCCAATCACAAAGAGGACATGGTCTTCCTGAAGGACGTCTTCAGCGAGCGGAGTTTGGGATGTCTCATGAAGGTAAGGGAATTGACCCAAATCTGTCTGATTCCACAAGATATGCACCTATATTTGGAATAAGTAGCAATATACCATTGAATTTATATCCACGATTTACGCttgttttccaaaataaaacaagcttcTTAATTATCTCAATTATCCTgtttaagaaagaaaatctcaattatttttttcaaaaacctgAATATATGACTTGTTTACTGCTGTGAAAAATATTGTGGCAGATTTTAATGTAAATTTTGTTACtttgatttaatattttaaatatagaaCAATGTTACTATGTTTGTGTCccctatcttttttttttctttttactctgTTAGTgggatataaatatacataaaaagaATATATAAAGGAATGATTTAAGGTTTTATGAGTCCTGTTCGTgagcacacattcacacattgtcAGGCACATGGACTCATTCTGTGGATGTCGTTACCCTCGTGTGTTTGCGTTTCAGATCCACGAGAAgttgagacagtatgagagacagagTCCAACACCCGTCCTCTACAGCGCCTCTTCTCTGGCAGAGGATGTGAgtccatcgcacacacacacacacaccctaaatTACTTTTCCACTTGGGCACAGCAGTCGATAACAATGAGTTAGCTCCGACAGAGAGGCACTGCAGGTTTCAAAAGTGAATTTTAATGTTCTCAAAGTGCTGAATCATCCCGGTGCCCTTCTAATGAATCTCCACATCCTGCTGCTTACCAGTTATCAGTGCAGAAACCGCTGACCGTAGCTGCTCACCACTTACCTTCccctgtgtgcatgtctgttgtGTATCCGTTTGTATGTATTCTACAGTCAAATGCAGCCTGCATTACTGGtctacacacactgcacacgcGTGTACTAGGACAGCGCTCATGTGTACTTTGTGACTGGCAGGTTGCAGAGGAGCTTCACAGCGGACCAATGAGCACCGAGGAGAAGGAGCTGCTGCACCTGCTGACTTCCCCACATCTCAAGGTcaaacccctttttttttgctctgctTTCGTTTTTTTGGCCTTATAATAGTATCACCAAATTCATTTGGTCAATTTTCCTCGtcagacatttttcttttgcccataaaaacatttctgtagCTGCTTGACCTTCAGCTCCACTTGAGAGCGGATTTTTCAGCGCACGTGTTTTCTGTCCCATCAGGCTGTTCTCTCGGTGCACGACACTGTGGCGCAGAAGAACTTTGACCCCgtgctgccgccgctgcccgACGACTTTGAGgacgagctggaggaagagTCGGTAAAGATTGTTCGGCTGGTGAAGAACAAGGAGCCTCTGGTGAGTTGTGATTAGGACGAGATTGGAGAGAGAACTGGATGAAAGGTGTAGAGATGATGAGACTGGGGACCCTCGTGTTCTGTCAACGATCTCGTATTATTTGTCTGCACTCCAGGGAGCCACCATCAGGCGGGACGAAGCCACCGGGGTGGTGATAGTTGCTAGAATCATGAGAGGAGGTGCAGCTGACCGAAGCGGTAAATTGTTCTTCTTGCTTTCACACAATAGAGACTCATACTATCATGAGTGTTACCGTGGAAATGCAGGTGTATGTGTGCACAgcactctgcacacacatgctctaTACGAATATGATTGCAGCATGTCTGCGATGTGTGCTCCCCGTCCTGAGAGAAAAGCAGTCGGATCACTGATCCTATACTAGATGTTCAAAATCCTACACACCGATGATATAGTAATTGATGTTTTTTGCCCACTCGTCCTCACAGGTTTGGTCCATGTAGGAGATGAACTCAGGGAGGTCAATGGAGTCTCTGTGATCCACAAGAGGCCGGATGAGATCAGTCAGCTGCTGGTAAGACAAGTCTGCTGCAGATTTAGAGAAGTACTCGTATGCATCTACTACATAGACGTACTCAGAAGGAATGTAGGGCTGTGTACAAAAAAATAAGCTAAAATGTTCTgtccatcttttatttattcataaacagGTTGCATTGACAGTCCAGTAAAAGCTACTTCTGGGAGCCTTTTAGTGAAAAaagagtgtgtttgtctttaatCTGCACTCCTCTCTCCCCCATGTAGTCCCAATCTCAAGGCTCGATCACTCTAAAGATAATCCCTGCCATTAAAGAAGAAGACCGACTCAAGGACAGCAAGGTGAGATGAAGCGTGGTTGTCTGCGCATGCTCAGTGAAACTCACTGGAAATCTTTTATTTCTGTCATTCGGTTAAATACACGTTCTCAGTAATTGCAGAGGAATAATGACTTAaatcaaattgaaataaaatactgaattGTATTCCCTTTTTCAGGATAAGAGTTTCGCCCATGTTTAGTTTATTCAAAATGATAAACATCTCAATCTGGAGCTTCTTGTTTTCTATCCCAGGTGTACATGAGAGCCTTGTTTGACTACGTCCCGCTGGAAGACAAAGCGACGCCTTGCCAAGAAGCGGGACTTCCCTTCAAGCGGGGGGACATCCTGCAGGTCGTGACCCAAGACGACCACACGTGGTGGCAGGCCAAGCGCGTGGGAGACAGCAACCTGCGGGCCGGACTCGTCCCGTCCAAACTGTTCCAGGAAAGGTAAGGAGACACGCAAAATGTAAACATGTGGTGTAAACTGATCACTGGTCTGTACGGTTCACCCGTATTTATTCCACC of Gasterosteus aculeatus chromosome 11, fGasAcu3.hap1.1, whole genome shotgun sequence contains these proteins:
- the mpp3a gene encoding MAGUK p55 subfamily member 3 isoform X4: MKEAMPVLTAGAGLHETLALLTSQLRPDANHKEDMVFLKDVFSERSLGCLMKIHEKLRQYERQSPTPVLYSASSLAEDSNAACITGLHTLHTRVLGQRSCVLCDWQVAEELHSGPMSTEEKELLHLLTSPHLKAVLSVHDTVAQKNFDPVLPPLPDDFEDELEEESVKIVRLVKNKEPLGATIRRDEATGVVIVARIMRGGAADRSGLVHVGDELREVNGVSVIHKRPDEISQLLSQSQGSITLKIIPAIKEEDRLKDSKVYMRALFDYVPLEDKATPCQEAGLPFKRGDILQVVTQDDHTWWQAKRVGDSNLRAGLVPSKLFQERRLAYRVKMGTLPNPKSPKNPVYDQGCDKAGLRRSFRLSRKDRQGSSGEGSDPGDSDYLTYEEVTRYQQRPNERPRLVVLIGSLGARINELKQRVIAENPHRFAVAVPHTTRPKKPHEKEGVEYHFVTKQQFDADALNNKFIEHGEYKENQYGTSIEAIRSVQAKNKMCVVDVQPEALRRLRTAEFKPYVIFVKPRVPESRRRRSATTSPGGGEHGRITDEDLQEMRQSAAQIDQQYGHLVDRILVKEDSASACAELRGILERLERESFWVPLSWVRT